From the Hemicordylus capensis ecotype Gifberg chromosome 1, rHemCap1.1.pri, whole genome shotgun sequence genome, the window AAGTTCACAATCCTAGGAGAAAGGTTCATTGCAGCTTCCagagggacttacttccaagtccACATGCTCAGGTTCAGGTGCCACAACTGCAGTCCTGCTCCCCCTTATGTGTCAATGTCCTGCTTCCTCCTAAGTATACATGACTAGGATTGGGTCTGCATGCACAAGCTCTGGGGTCCGCCAGAGGCTCGTCCTCCGCTTTCCTCCACCCACAGCCACTATTAGTAAGAGTAGCTGTGCGACCGCTCTGCAGCTCCCAGTCGACACTTCATTCAAGCGTTGGCTGgatgcttctttctctgcctttgCTTATCTCCAAGCCTACACAtatgatgtcatatgcaggggtGTGGTGAGCACATACTTACATGCATGCACTAAATCACAATATATGGGGGGCCCCCGCTGGCAGGAGCTTGTCCTGCAGCCACCTATGACCTATGAGCTCCCTAAGCCCTGGTTGGAAGGGATCTTACGAATAcgactatgatgaatatttatataccgcttttcaacagaagtccccaaagcggtttacatagatataaataaataaataaagatggctccctgtccccaaagggctcaccatctaaaaaagaaacagaaagacaccagcaacagccactggagggatgctgtgctggggatggatagggccagttgctctccccctgctaagtaaagagaatcgccactttaaaaaggtgcctctttgctcagttagcaggggactagctGAGCAGGATCTCCTCTTGGAGATCTTCTATTCCAACCCgatgctcagtgcaggaaactgctacagcagcatCCCTGAcgaatggctgtccagcctctgtttggaaatctCCAGTCAAGGAGAGAGGGAACCCGCCCCactactgcatgaggcagactgttgcaCTGCTGAGCAGCTTTTACAGTCAGGAAATCCCTCCTAAGATCTAGCCTAAATCTggttccttgtaatttcaatcaattggttctagtcctgccctcaggaacagCAGAGGCCACTCCTTCTACACGGCAGCTCTTCAGATACCTAAAAATGGTTATCATATCCCCCATCTCTATCACATCCCCTTgtgtggtaacaagcatggcttgtcaccttagctaagcagggtccaccctggttgcacatgaatgggagactagaagtgtgagcactggaagagattcccctcaggggatggagctgctctgggaagagcatctaggttccacgttccctccccggcttctccaggatagggctgagagaaacgcCTGCCTTCAgcgttggagaagccactgccagtctgtgaagacaatactgaactagataggccaagggtctgactcagtagaaggcagcttcctatgttcctatgttcttttctCCATCTCCTACGGTTCCTCATGGGACTTAGTTTCCAGATTCCTTGCCAACTTTGTTGCCCTTCCcagaacccattccagtttatcaacatccATCTTAAAATGTAATGCTCCGAACCAGATACCACAGTCCACATGAGGTCTAGCCAGTGCAGAATGGAACAGAACTATCAGTTCTTGTGGTCAGACCTCATTTGGAGTAACTTCTCAGAGTAACCTGTAAGTCTCAGGTAGAGAGGGGCAagtgtaaaataaaacatttgtagCAGATTACCAGGAAAGGAGAAAATATAAATGATTACATCGTGTGGAGGCCACTTTTCAACAGAGTTGATGATGCTATTTTATCAGAGTTGATGACGACCTAACAGATATTACCACACACATTGAAAAAAGAGAAATTATAGACTTTACCCATTATCAGAAGAGTCAGGCCATTGAAGAGAGCTCCAACATAAGTCAACAGCCACATTAGAACTGCAAACTAGACCAGATACACAATCGTTAGTTAAtaattaaattgttcttaaatgtttttaaactgtttttaaattagtttttatattgttttaagctgattgttctaaatggttggggttttttttgtttttggttgttgtACAGCCAAGAACCTTTGAATGGataaggcggtatagaaatgtaataaagaaataaagaatgaataataaataaataaattacatctcCCAAAAACATACTAGACTGTCAGGAGAACAGTAAATGCCTCTGGAAAACTTAGCTTTACTacactaggtaaaggtaaagtgtgttgtctagttggtgtcgactcctggtgacaacagagccctttggttgtctttggtagactacaggaggggtttaccactgccatctcccgtgcagtatgagatgatgcctttcagcatcttcctatattgctgctgcccgatataggtgtttcccatagtctgggaaacataccagcggggatttgaaccagaaatctctggcttgctagtcaagtcatttccccactgcaccattaggcacTAGCAAGCTATTAATTATCCTACTAATTTCATttaaagccattgtagctggggagatTTCTagaccaacaatatctggagacccatgtTTAAGAACCCACGTTAAGCAGCCAATATGGAAAATCAGAATGTAGAGGTTTTTCAACTCTAATGTGTCCAAGTTCTGCTCTCTCCAACCCCTTTCGTTCTTTGTTGGCCACATACTTTTAAGGAATCCACCAAATCCTGTACAAGGAAAAGCCGCCTGAGTTCTTTGACTGTGCTGTTCACATAAGACTGGAGGCAATCTGTGTACTTCTGAATCTGTTCCTGGGAGAGAGACATTTCCATTTCCAAGTAGCTTCTGTTGAAAAAGCACCAGATCAGGTTATGAAAACAAGCATTTTGCAAGAAATCTGCTCACTAATTTCACTAGCCCCACTAAATACAAAGGACTGGTTATAGCCCATATAACCCTaaacttaggtccagggtatttaagagaataccttcttcattatgagcccaccacctattgagatcatctggtaaggtccgtctgcagttgccaccacctcgtctggtggctactcagggatgggcttgTTCCATTGCCTCCCTGAgtctttggaacgtgctccctgctgaaattagagcctccccatctctgaccacttttttaaaaggctgttaagCACATTTGTTtatccagacttttaattagactaATTAGACACataatttaacattgtttttagattttaaattgttttaatgttttaattttgttttaatttgtgttgattTATTATAAATCACCCAGATATGTGAgtctggggcagtatataaatatgataaattagtAAGTAAATCCTTTATTAGGGTCTTTGACTAGATATATTATAACATAGTGGTAATATAATGCCAGATATGACGTAACAGTAGgggatataaataatatatagaaTAGTATAATACGTAATGGCAGTATAACAAGAAAGAACTTACATCTCAAAAATAATGATAGAATAAAATATAATCAATTGAAACAGACTGTGCACAGAGACCAATTCATTTCAATAGTTTATCGTTACTCAGTTCACCCAATTATAGGTTGCAGGAGTCCTTTGTTAATTCTGCTAGCCGTAGTGCAAAATTTTGATTAAGTTATCACTGGTTGCTTATCTGATaatttaaaaagacacataaaATCCTTCTCAACGATTTGGCAATTGTAGAGAGAAATGGGTTAATTAGCTGGCTGTGAAGTTGGCCATAGAAACTGCAGTCTAACACCAAATGTCCTGCTGTCTCTAGCCTTCCTGCATGGTGGGGGCAGAAACGGTCGTTATATGGCACTTTATTAAACCTGCCCTCCAGAAGTGCTGATGggagcacattaaatctggccataGAGTATAGTCTCCAGTGTCTAGGAATATgtcaagtgaatgaatgaattttgttcCTGCATCCCTCAAAGACCTTTTGCACCGACCCTGCCCTGAAACATCAGGCTTTGGTTCTATCACACATTCCAAAGTTGTCTTCATGCCCCACATCTCATGAGGTCCCACCTCACTGTTCTGCCAGACCTCTGTTCGAGAGCCTGTTGCCTTATTGTCTTTAAGGCACCAGATCTCATGCACTGCTTACGTATAAACTACCATGGCCCATTTCCCAACCAATTCATTCATTTCTAGTCTTCCAGTCCACGCCCTAATTGGCTCCTACATCCCGCCACTAAACCCCCTTTGCCCTGGCTGGCCATTGTTAGATCCTGATTGGCTGAGGAAGCAGCTTATCTGCTTGCCTTCCCAAGAGCCCCCTTGAGAAACAGGCACTAATACTCTATTCCGACATAatgctgtatctgcattcagatgtctgttcacaggtacatgcttttgtgcaaatgactgtcTTTGGGTTCATtgtagaagtgaacctgggtacagatgcAGAACACAGATAGGaaggtactgctgtacctgcattcaacataaaatgtgaataactgtacccatgtacagatctatacctgtgcTCACTGTTCACAGATTGTATCGGTAACGTGTGAACAGGGCTTAAGAGGTCAGGGATATGGTTACACTGGTTGGCTCCGAGAGCCTGATAGGTTTCTTGGGTTGCCAGGCTGCCTACTGGCTTGCATGGGAGagacaggctgacatccagacaaaatgACTCAGTCGTACTACTGGTGTGTCTCTCTAAAGCAGCATTTCCCAACTGATGTGATGTGGCAAACCAGTGGAGCGCTGTCCAGGGTGCTGCACTGACTCGCTCTGAGTCAGCCGCAAAAGTGGAGGAGTTTTAAATGCCCGCTTTTGAGCCAActcaccccataatgcaccaggaaggataCTTTCAGAGCTGGCTCATTCCTTTATGCAcagtggggggacacacaccctTTCCTGTCCATTATGGGACAAGTCGGCTCCAAAGGTAGAGAGTTTAAGTGCTCCACTTTTGCAGCCAGCtctaaaccaaccaaccaaccaaccaatcaatcctGAACAGCAGCTTTGCTGTCACAACCCTGCCCCCCAACACTGCTGTGTCTGTATTGGGGGAGCAGTGtgccccattaaaaaaaagatttaagtATACTTTAAGGTGAAAACggttgggaaacactgctctaaagGACTGGAAAGatggaaagattgtgccatcgagttggtgtcgactcctggcgaccacagagttaTGTGGTTTactcggtagaatacaggagtggtttactattgcctttctctcgtgcagtatgagatgatgcctttgccgttgtcattGAAGTGAacctctgcctccagcaccttctatatcgctgctgcccaatataggtgactacaaatacatatttactaggcacagtttgGGAAGCACACCGGCTGGGATTCGAATTAACAGctccttgctccctaggcaagttgcttccccactgcgccatcacAGCTGATGCTCTAAACTAAAGGACTACTTAACTTTAATAGGATACtcaagagtaatttagtctggctgtcagccactgtttactttagcccagggctgcacaactccggccctccagctgtctttggactacaactcccttcaactccagccccagtgaccaacagtcaggaattatgggagttgtagtccaacatctgcaggccccCAGACCTGGCAGCCCTTAGGGTCTGCCGCGtgtctcagctctcctgcttctgtttgtcttttttacggttgttgggtttttttggtgtgttatggtttttactgtttaactgattttttttaatgtgatttttatggagttttatgcCCTTCtcacttttgtaaaccaccatgggaTGCCttatgctaacccctgctaactaggcaaagaggcaccttttaaacgtggtgattctctttatttagcagggagagggagtaactggccctatccacccccagcacagcatccttccagtggctgtggctggtgtctatcttatgtttcttttttagattgggagccctttggggacaaggatccatcttattaagaTGTAATAATCtaatttacatctatgtaaactgctttggacacttttgttaaaaagcagtatacagCATAAGTTGTTGTTATGAAAGGTGAGATGAAAATTggacaacaaataaacaaatacatctgGAACTAGCAAGCAAAAGAGTCGAGCAGGGAGTTATTCCTGGTCATTTGATGTCCTAATGCATTGCTTTTGTGCTCTGATCCTAGAAAGGGTCTTTGGTGTGTACAAAGAAGCAGAAAAAGATGCCCCTGGCCATTTTGACAGAGCACTCACTTGAACGGGTGGCCTTCGTCAGTTTTTTGCACAGCCTGGAGGACTGACTTGTAGATTCTGAAGCTAATGGTGGCCGAGAGAGCTGCGAGTGCCAGGTAGGCGATCACGCTGACGACGCTGAACTGGGTCAGAgagaagagcaacagcaggacactCCCGAACATGATGCCCGTCTGCTTGATGTCGCGCCAGTACAACAGGTCAATcgctggggggaaagaaaggcgaCACATTATTGCCGATGGCTGGAATCGTCTCAGTGAAGGCAGCTGCTGTGAAAGGATATCAAGCTTCTTGGCAAAGCTGCAACTGGAACAAATAATTACGGCAGAGTAAACAGAGCCTAATAGCCCAGttctacttttatttatttctttggggaaggaccgtagctcagtggaagagcatctgctttgcatgcagatggttccaagttcaatctactactactactaccaccaccaccacctctacaaatatttatatactgcttttcaacaaaacaacaacacttccCAATGTGCTtgtagagataaataaataagatggctccctgtcccaaaagggctcacagtctaaaagaaagacaaaatataaaatatgttatgtataaaaatatgttaatttaataaataaataaaaatagacaccagcaaaagacACTGgaaggatgatgtgctggggttggatagggacagttgctctccctctgctaaatgtaagagaaccatgactttaaaagatgcctctttgctcagttagtagggggcatctccaggtagggctggaattCTGGGGGCTGCTGTCAGTCAAGTGTACTGCCCCGTCCCACAAAACCACAGGCGTTGTTTTAGACGCGCACAGCCGTATAGGGCGGTCTGTACCATCTGCATTTTGCTGTGCAGAATACCAGCCACTAATAAAAGTCcaaacaccatccccaccatgtcaacaacaacaactgtgaaAAAGCAGGCataaaaacacaatttttaaaaatgcagtcaaaagagacaccagcagctaAAGATCTGAAAACAACTTAGCTTGCCCTGGCCAGGTCCCAAAACCCTGGCAACTTTCTTCAGCAAAAAAAGCAGAAGAGAAAACTAAACGAGTTGGTGGAGCTTGTGTGCCAATGgcataaat encodes:
- the RTN1 gene encoding reticulon-1 isoform X2 — protein: MQASADSTKMECLWSNWKGQAIDLLYWRDIKQTGIMFGSVLLLLFSLTQFSVVSVIAYLALAALSATISFRIYKSVLQAVQKTDEGHPFKSYLEMEMSLSQEQIQKYTDCLQSYVNSTVKELRRLFLVQDLVDSLKFAVLMWLLTYVGALFNGLTLLIMAVVSMFTLPVVYDKYQAQIDQYLGLMRTHINTVVAKIQAKIPGAKRKAE